Within Amycolatopsis sp. cg5, the genomic segment AGCGCGACGATCGGGTCGGCGCCGACCGCGGACGGCAGGATCCCCATGTGCCCGGGATCCGGCGCCGACGGCGGCCAGCACGCCTGGTCGTCGCGCTCGATGTCACCCCAGAACTGGATCAGCACCGCGCCGGGGTGCTCGCCGCGAATTCGCTTGACCGCAACGGAATCGAGCACCGGCGCGGGGCCGGGGGAGAGCGCGACGATGACCGCGTCCAGCCGCCCGGAAGGCGCGCCGTCGAGGTTCGCGGCGGTCGTGACGTGCCCGCCCAGAGCCGTGATGCCCTGCTCGATGTCGGAGGCGAACACGTTGTCGCACAACAAAAGCACGCGACTGCCGAGCACGGGCACCCCGGCGTCGAGCAGCTGCTTCACGGCCATCACGCCGGAATACTCGAACACACCGATCGACGGGTGATGCTCGTTCGGGCCCGCGACGTGCACACCGCGCGCGTGGCACGCGTCGAGGTCGACCTCACCGGGCCGCAGCTCCCAGGGCTCGTACATCAGGCTGATCGCGGAACCCGGCCGCAGCCACGAGATCGTCTCGGCGTCGAGCGGCCGCAGATGCCCGCTGTTGGTCACCACGTCCGCGCCGTCGAACAGCGCGGCGTCCTTGACCCGGCTGAACTTCACGTCCGCGCCCAGCCGCCTGATCCCGTCTTCGGCGTCCCGCGCCGACCCGTACCGGCTGTCCTTCGACAGCGCGCGAACCTCGGCCGCGCCCGCCATCGCGGCCAGCACCGGCGTCACGGCGTACGCGCCGGTCGCCGCTTCGGTGACCACCACGCGGCCGCTGAGATCGAGCTTCATGCGCTCGACCGCTTCCGCGCACAAGGCCAGCAGGCGATCCGGATTTCCCCCCGCGCTCATCAGACCGTGGCCGGTTCGAGCGCCGCCGCGAGCACGTCCACGATCCGCACCTGGTCGGCGTCGGTCAGCTCGTGGTGCAGCGGCAGGATCAGCGACCGGTTCGTGAGCCGTTCGGTCGACGGCAGCGCCACGTGCGGGTGACCCGCGTATGCCGGTTCGAGGTGCGAGGCCATGATCCCGCGGCGCGCGGAAATGCCTTCGGCGGCCAGCCGGGCCAGCACGTCGTTGCGCTCGACGGGCACATCGTCGTCGAGCAGCACCCAGAACGCCTGGAAATTCGTTGTCCCGTAAGCGGGATCCTGCACGGCACGCACGCCGGGCACCTTCGCCAGCAGCTCGTGGTACCGCGCCGCGAACGCACGCCGCTGCTCGACGAGCGCGGGCAGCTTCCTCAGCTGGACCAGGCCGATCGCGGCCTGGATGTCGGTCATCCGGTAGTTGAACCCGGTTTCGAGGTACTGCTCGACGATCGCCTTGCCCGCCGCCGCGTGCCGGTCCGCCGCCGAGACGCTCATGCCGTGCTCACGCAGCCTGCGCATCCGCGCGGCGAGGTCGGCGTCGTCGGTGGTGATC encodes:
- a CDS encoding DegT/DnrJ/EryC1/StrS family aminotransferase, which encodes MRPFLGEEEAEAVAEAVRSGWVAQGPRVAEFEQAFAAHTGSAHGVAVSSCTTALHLGLYVLGVGPGDEVVVPSFSFIASANAVRYCGATPVFADVDVLTGNLTAETVAAVLTQRTKVVMAVHQGGLPADVDAIRAACGDIPVLEDAACAAGATYRDRPVGAGALAAWSFHPRKLLTTGEGGMITTDDADLAARMRRLREHGMSVSAADRHAAAGKAIVEQYLETGFNYRMTDIQAAIGLVQLRKLPALVEQRRAFAARYHELLAKVPGVRAVQDPAYGTTNFQAFWVLLDDDVPVERNDVLARLAAEGISARRGIMASHLEPAYAGHPHVALPSTERLTNRSLILPLHHELTDADQVRIVDVLAAALEPATV